In the genome of Telluria mixta, the window GCCGCCTGCGTGCCAAACTCGGCATCGAGACGTGCAACGTGCTGGACCTGTCCACCGCCCTGCGCCGCGGCGAACGCAACGCGCTGGGCGCAAAGACGGCCGTCGCGCGCTTCTTCGGCAAGCGCCTGCAGAAGTCGCGCAAGATCACGACGACCAACTGGGCCTTGCCGCGCCTGTCCGACAAGCAGATCCTGTACGCGGCCGACGACGCCCACGTCGCCCTGCGCATCTACCGCCACTGGCGCGCGAATCCACCGCCGCCGCTGCCGCCAAAACCTGTCGCCGGCGGACCGCGGCGCGCCGCGCAGCCCAAGCCGCCCTCGTGACATGCGACGGGTGCTCGTCCTGCTGCTTCTGCTAGCGGGCTGCTCGCGCCACGAGGGTCCGGTCGACGGCGCCACCGTCTTCAAGCCGTGCGCATCCTGCCACCAGGTCGGCCCCAACGCGCGCGGCGGCTTCGGACCGCAACTGAATGGCCTGTTCGGCCGGCGCGCGGGCAGCACACCCGATTTCAAGTATTCCGATGCGATGAAAGCGTCCGGCATCGTGTGGGACGAGCGCACGCTGGCCGCCTACCTGCGCGATCCGGACAAGATGGTGCCGGGCACGAAGATGCGCTTCTGGGGCATCCACGACGAGCGCGAGATGGCCGCGCTGCTGGCGTATTTGCGTACG includes:
- a CDS encoding c-type cytochrome, which gives rise to MRRVLVLLLLLAGCSRHEGPVDGATVFKPCASCHQVGPNARGGFGPQLNGLFGRRAGSTPDFKYSDAMKASGIVWDERTLAAYLRDPDKMVPGTKMRFWGIHDEREMAALLAYLRTFQDAH